The sequence tttggttagttttagaatTGTCGCACTctgaggctgaaatctataaagcgcactttgactttgctctgacttaagattgagttaaaacgagacagatttatgtgagagatatagctctgtctcgttttaactctgtcttaagtctaagcaaaggcagagcgcgctctatagatctcaccctgagTGCTTTAGTTACTTATAACGCGTACAATCAGAGAAAACAcccgccatatttgctctaggTGTCAATGTCAAAGTGAatgtgtcatgtcaaaagtatggctATATGGCTATTAGGTGACTGGACACCGATTTAAATCAGCTGCAAACTTATGATACATAACGATAAACTTGATCATTGTGTGGCCAATGTAGTGTTGAAGTCTTCTAGTTCAAGGATTACTTCAAGAAAGATTTTTATGGCCGCTTCCAACGGTGCAtgactttgccagtagggtgttGAAATTGATTATGATTAAATCGTCCgtaataaagcaaaaaataGCTGGAAAACATTAAGTGAACATTCGTCTAAGTTACGACAAAGGATTAAACGAAAAAATAGCCTCAAAGAAGATGAATCGACGCGATAAAAAATCAAGAAATAAATCCTTATAACTTTCACCTAATTCTTTACGTGTATTCATTCACTCGTAAATGATCAGGTGTGTAGCTAGTTTAATTTGGggaaaatatcaaaaaattcagtccaattaaaaaatatatcgaaaatatgaaaaaacgcaaCAGGTGGGTAATCAATTAATTCCCCATAATGTCGGATTTACGTTTTTGatccttcgaaccggatttttttattattttgaatggCATTCATTATTCATCAATGTTCTAATTCAACAATAAAATAGACTGCCGCATGCTGCTTAGTGCCGCAAAATTGATGTTTTCATTTGTTGCATGCTGGATTGTTGCATGTTATTACTTCGGCATAAGGgtgcacacttatccgagccgaacacgtcgaacgaaacgaattttagaattctgtgtatgaaatctcatgaaaccccGCACACTTGcgattcggacgattcgacgcggggaagtgtgcgaggtttcaaAACACAGATTGTAAagtcacgcaccgtgggaagtgGCTACGAACTAGTGAGTGATATAAACTGGTGTGGTCAAGTCCCTGGGAACGCTTAGTTGTCGCTGGGCATGTGTCGGTGCTTGTGCTTGTGGCGGCGCTGCGGGTGCGGGCCGCTGTACACCTCGCGCACGCCGGAGCTGCAACAGGTCATATCGAACGTTAGCTTTTTGCTGCTTAAATTAAACCATGATGGATCGTTatcatacagggtgtaaccagaacgctagcaaatacTGAACATATCATTATACtgccttaacacaatccaatgccaatcaACATTttccttatcttgtagttttagtgttttttcaaacccgcattatAAACCCGCGTGCAATGCcctacctacgacgcggcattgacttcgagtggcctatttacgcaacgttcgttgacctctagcgtcagtcagatgttttatttgcaatatattgcgaACCTTCACAAAACACCTTTACcgattttttcatgttttttttttgcaacatcttatcaataatcatcagtattagtacctatcttcgtttttgctagctggttacaccctgtatttaatattaatgaCCCTAGATTTAAGCCTGTCGATTTAGTTCAGAGATTGTGTTTAACAGACATAACCACATGATCCAACATCAATGTAGGGAAAATAAAAGGCAAGGCCATGCTCAAACGAAGCAAAAGGAAAcccaaataaaatacaaatccATAGCAAATATATACAAAGCATtacataaatagataaaaatacatccatacataataataataaaatagaaaatattttacataaagttacgatatttattagtagtagtaACGCCTCCTCAAAAATCTGGAACTGGAAACGAGTTTGGTtaaaaaatttggaattttggtttgtaaatatattattaaaataaatatttataaatattgttCAAACTGctgatataaattaaataatcctCATCATAACTTgctactcggtcaagctaagtttgcacctcgcgacgattacgtcacactgaatagaatagaatagatttttattcaaataaacttttacaagtgcttttgaatcatcaaacaatttaccactggttcggaatgccgttcctaccgagaagaaccagcaagaaactcggcggttgctcttttcaattgttcaatttacaataatattctatactatacaagcaattgcagacccacgcattgctggagcgagtcaaatccatgcttttttatcatttacataatcttcgattgtgtaatatgctttaggtacggtatgcgaaccgtcCTGACGCGACAAggcgaccgcggggaggtgagcggggaagtgggagaggcgccgcattccagcgaggtgcaaacttagcgcgaaCAGTTAAGGTGCGTACGCACTAGAACTAAACTGCAGCTGCACTGCACGAGACTGCACTACGCGGCACATCGCGTCAGAACATTATttctatcattttgtatggagtTTGTTTTGTATCGCACTAGAGCGGCGTTGCACAGCGCCCgttgccgcgcgtcgcggctggagagaatgaGTACCGCTGCAGTTAGTTCGAGTGCGTTGGCACGTTTATAGGTAAAACTTACGAGGTGGCGAGGGGGCTGGCGGCGGCTCGCaaggcgcggcgcggcgcgggccGGTGGCGGCGCTCGCTGCAATACACACACCTGTGCTAACTACTGCGCTACTACGTACTAGCGGCTAGCAAGTAGATGGAATACTTAGGGCcaacttaaaatataaacctGTCCCGactgaggttgaaatctatagagtgcatcTCTCTTGTTGATCTTatctctttgactttgctcagagttACATCAGCATTCaccacccatattataaatgcgaaagtgtgtctgtttgttggtttctccttcaatcacgtcgcaaagcAAGTGATTTCTACAAAGTCGTcgaagtgattttttgcatgggtatagttaaagaaaattaaagagttccaacaagatttttaaaaacccaaaatccAAGCAGATGAAGTTGTGAGCATCAGCTATAATATACGTCATAGTATTAAAGTGGCAAGTCCAGAGTAAATATACCACTTTTTGTTATCTGttgagatttttaaatatttttggaagGTTTTAAATATCAGtttggatttagtttttcatttttattccaTCTACccgcataaaataaataaatgaaaccgcaacaaaaataaaaaccaagCCTACCAACAGCTTAAATAAATACATCAACATGCTAAAAAGATCTGAAAGCCAATATTCTATGatattttgtaaactaatatacTTAttctatataaaattttaaacctaaagaatataaataataataattcgccATGCATGTAACAGGCACCAAAGCTGTAATATAGATTCACCACTTTGTGCCTCTTTGGATATAAGATACATAGACTTAACAAAAAGACCAATCACTAAGAAAAGTCACTTAAAGAAACTTAAAGAATGATGGTCAAATGGgcgtaaataaattaaatctttaattactagtacctacctactttattttaaactatGGTCAGAGAccagagtgaattagagtgagggaactcgcGGTTtgatgtcaaatattaggctacggTGACGtaaattcaaagaaaaataaggctactttagggctacctacgtcaatgtactaacatttgacgcctgccaaagGCGTCGAATCCTCGACGTTTCGTTAGTTCCCCTACTATCGTGAACTGTGCTATGGTGACAAGAGCCTAACATCCTCCCCTCACACCGCATACACTTCATGGTGACTCTGCCAGGACTCAAACCTGGAGTCTTCTAATGGGTCGCCATGAAGTATGTGGTGAGGGGTGATGGGAGGATAGAAAGATGACTACTCTATGAGTGATTTTCTAATGTAATATTGTACTGAAATCCTTTTAATCCTAAATATCCTTATATTTATTGAATTTCTACTATGTAACTATAATGTACACTATGCAGGAAATCGAAAGACGAATTCAACAATACCAATAACTTGAGTGCAGTTGAACCCTTTTTACACTTACTAAAATAAGGTCTACTACACACTACAATTTGTCTACTTACCCAGTGGAGTGAGAGTGCGGGGATGGAGGCGAGTGAGAGGTGGCGGGGGGCAGGGCGAGGCGCGCGGGCGGCAGCGCGAGCAGGGAAGAGTCGCGCGGCGCGGTTATAGCTGCGCGGTGGGAGCGGTTGCGGTGGGCGCCCGCGCGCTCTTGGAACTCTCTGAAAAccataccagagtgaactagagtgaggaaactctcggtttgatcctaatCCGACGATGTCTAATATTAAGCTATGATGacgtaaaaatcaaaaaaaaattagagctaCTAAAGtagctctaatttttttttgcgtcctacctgcgtcaaatataggtactaacatttgacgcctgccagtgacttTGAGGCCTCgtcgttttgttagaagttccatAACTGTCACAATACCATTTACAGGTTATCTTGGATAGCAACAGGAGTTACTAAATCTTAATTCGTCATGTCATCTGTgtgatttaattatttttttaatcccatggtTTTGTTACTTCCCAGAATAAGATATTTCCACTTACTTGAATGCAAACTAACTTAGACTCAAACTAAGAAGAGGTAGACAGACAGAACAGACAAACAAGACACACTTTTGTATCACTTTCACTACACACGCTATAAATGTGAACGTATGTCGGTTCGTTCtgcaatcacgccgcaacggggCAGAAGTAGCCCCGATGTAAACAAATTAAACAGCAGAGCAAACCTGTCAAATTCCTCAGCCTCTTCCTCCTCGAGGTTGATGAACTCTTGTCTCTCCTCAGCGTCTCCGGAGTACACGTTCTGCTCGCGCTCGATCACGTGCGCACGCTCCCCGATGTGGTGACCTGCAGGATAGAACTATGTCAATAATGTGTCCCCCACCGAATGTCTAGGTGTTACTCTATGTCTGCGATTCCTGAAGTGAGTTCTGCAGAACAGTTCAATCTTACAAATCCAATAATTGACAatcaaataattaattctataggcttgcgcttgactgcaatcacaccaaacaagAAATAATTAAGGTAAGGTGGAGCGTGCCTGCCCTAATCAAGTTTTTTTTGAAGATACCAatcataccaatattatagcaaGCTGGAAAGTGTGTTTTAGAAAAtaaggaagcaaatcgcttcatacTAGTCAAATCTACTTGTTAAAGGttaataattcatttattttttgttcaaaaaattatagatatgtAAAAATATCTCACCAATGGACATTTTCTTCAAGCCACTGCGGGAGTCTTGCAGAGTTTTGCGCGTCTCCTTCACGCCATTCGGACCGATTTTGGTGCTGCTCGAGGAACTATATATCTACAagcaaataataaatcaattataatataatccaaCAATATTTTCATAAATGTTTTGACCATTATTTTGCTGTAATCTGTTTGTGTGCCTTTtcaataaatgaaaattatactaaataaaccattattttaCTATGTTATGTATAGTTGGAAAGATAATCTACACATACCTGTGGGTTGCCGTTAGGTCCACTGGACATAACTACTGTGCTGCTGGAAAATGAGCTGGCGCCCATGCCATGACCATCCGCCACATCTAAAATTAGAAGatagaacaagataaagttgcaAATTAAAACCGGACTGCAAtcgccttaagagggctctctccatcactcgtttcatacatcataaatctggaaaaccacagacacagatattagtttctagaatatgtctgcgaaatttcatggactttggttgcttaatattcaaatgaaattggaactacgattgtatgaaacgagtgacggagaggagccctgttaataaacactgaaatattatactaaaattatttttctgtcacttggtatattttaatgttgtagtacatttatatttatgaactcagaattttctcctctttcatctGATaccccactcaatacaatagcaaaaaaaaattcttcatttttcatgtaacatctgttatgacaatttttttcgtataaaatgtagcctatgtcacccagacctttacgacaaatcgattgaaacctcattcatcaaaatcggcccagcagtttaggcgctagggtggaacacacagaatctggatacaaacatacacacccacagacagacatacatagactgctaaaatcataaccctttgctgcagtcgggtaaaaatctgCTATTATATATTGTATTCTGATGTTATATTGATTTTTGATACTATAACAACACTATCGAAATAGCACTGAAATCTGATCTAATTGtttattacctacatttgaaACCTTACATAATCCTATACTTTGGTGACACATTTATTTGGCAATAGACTTGACTGTTTTTCATGTAGGTGGGTGAATATTTGTCTAAGAATACACCTCCAGACATAATTTTAGATTGattactaaaataaatgtgCCATAGTTACAGTTACAACAGGATTCTTTCTTTGTAATGTTTGGAATCTCAACACTAgattctcctttcagcaaaggttgcctggtagaggttgctctaagcaataaggccacctttgcacacaattgttttttttctgttttatcTTTCTTTTATGTTGTGTTTCTTTTCTCgtttgtgtacaataaagatttcatctatctatcaATCTATCTATTATTAGTAAGATATTCAAAAATGGTCATGTATAAGAACTGCAGaactggcaggattcgaacctgcagCTTCTTGGAATCGCACCTGACGCCTTGACTGCTAGGCCACAGCAGCCTGATTGATatgtgtttaaaaattatttaaaaatttccttgaaatgtaggtaaaaataaaaacactatcataaaaattataaatagtaaaaaaacaataaatttctCCTCCAAAGAGCTGCATTGTAATATAGGCCTATGAAAGTAGTTTTCATAACTGCAAAGTGTCactactagatggcattaacagtTGCTTCAGTACTGAGTGAACAAATATACATCTTGAATTTCGGCACTGGCAGCAAAATAAACTGTGGCCTAACGGTCAAGGCATTAGGCGCGACTCCCAGAAgatgcaggttcgaatcctgcagATTCCACAAGttttgctatttatttaaaaaacatcagGAAGCAGGCTACCAAAAATGACATGGCACATAACATCTGTTCTAATTGTAGTAAGACAGAAGATTACAAAATGCACAAGAATGGAttactttataataatgataTCAGTGTAAACGTAAAGGCTTTTACCTGCAAAAAGTCTATTCAGCGATGGCATTTGAGGCATGTAAGGCATCAAGGCGTTGCCACGTCGGGCTCCCATGATGGAAAGGGGGCTCTCTCCCATCATGCCAAAGGGATCCGAGAACAGAGAGTTCATCATGTTGTTCATCTGACGCATATGTCTCATGTGCGACCTggttaaatgaaaaaatatatttttactgtacACTATACAAATCAGTATAGAGAACATAACAAAGTATACAATTATGCCGCCTTGTGGGCCTTCCAATTCtaaaggagacctgtgctcagtagtggatggcgatgggttgatgggatgatgatgatggctaTATAGATCTCTTCCAAGCAACCAATTGTGTAAAAGGATACACATTAATACTAAACCCTAGGTTTAAGGCCAAGCTTTTATATCTGTGAAAGTTATTAGGGCTTTGAATGCTTTTCTGAACAATGACATAACTAGCAAATGGCCAGTTATGTTATCTACTTCAAAAACATTATTAAACTCAATACATTGGAACAGTGTAGGTAGAATGACACCATAAAACCAAAGTTAACCTTTTAATATcattaaagtaggtatttataacattttataggctaattaaagaaaaactatagaaggataataaaataattatgaaggtaaagtaaaattgtttttttcgtAATAGGTACCTTGACATTTCGCAAGCATTGCTATTATCGACGCAAAGGGTGCTAATTGTATGTGGTTAGTACATGGGAATGTGGTTTTGATAGCTTCTATAAATAGTTTGatatgtagataaataaaatactaaaatatggAATCGAAATAATGAGCATTAGTACGAAAATTACCCGAAAAAAGGGTCGTCATCCACGTCGGCCATCCCCATGAGAGATCCAAACAGAGACATCGTGTTCACAATTCAAAGTTCTTTTTAATCCAATGGAACGCTCAaacactttaaattaaaatctaatcAATCTGAAAATTTTACGTTTTCGCAAAGCGAGTGTCGAAATAAATCGAATTCTCTGGCAAATTGGAAAATTTTCCACAAATCCGTAGCAAAAGCAGCAAATCGCAACATACGTCAAACAATTTTTACCATAGACTAAAGAAGTCGAACACAGATGTCAAAAGAAGTAAGGCTTCCatagacttttttttttctctttcgtctgcctttacaaagattagccaatgtcaagtttgtaattatttgtaacaagttagttaaactatacaagtatggaccccgtctgttccggtgctcgccgacatacgcacggcacccccttagagcgctttccagtcagttttaacaaaaaaaacactccaaaaaggcagagcacgcccgccagctaacaccaacacagacgaagtcccttccATAGACTAAGAGTCAGAGAGTAAATCTGCAAAAATATGGCAAAATCATAAAAATGACGTTATTGTCTATGGAACAGCACTGTAACAGCAACTGTAATAGccacgggtaactttagaaacgtGTTAAACTTTGTGTTGTGAACTTGtgactatactaatattataaagaggtttataaggttatttatttgtaatcgataaactcgaGGAATAAGTAGTATACTACTCCATGACTATTTCATTATCTAATCAAATAATAGCTACTCTttgattgatattattatcaaatcaaTGGGACTCATGGGACTACTCTTGCTCTGAAACTCACCGTTTGGAAGGATATTTTATTCAGAGGTAGGTAACTGGCAAAAGCTATgcgtaataataaaattattatgtaggtacatatcaaaATTTCACATCTCACCCGAGGAAATCTTTCGATgttagctaataataataaaactggcATTATATTTCAACACACATTATAATTTAACAACACAACAActtcacattttattttattgaaacctTATTGTTCATCTATATCTTCCACGATATCTTCCACGTGCGAAGCTGCACGGTCTTGTATTGGCTCCGTGGAAGGTCCAAGCGGTAGAAGATGGGTAAGACGTATACACCATGTCTTGTAATCCATTTCTTGTTTTACGATCTATTACTGGGCTCacctgcaatttaaaaaaaaactaatcaaATGCTTTACAGAACACGCCTTGTAAGTTTTACGCAACCAGCTCTGCTAGGTAGTCATATTTCTTAAACAGTAGTTTTTTCAAAAACGTTCTTAAAATCTCagtgattttaaaatacatatttaacaaaatatcacTCGCGGGCATACCTATAATACCAATTTTTCTACTTATGCTTTTCATGTTCGGTTGACTGACCAGACGGACAGGAAGAAACTATAGGTAAGGAAGGAGTCACTGTTGGTCAGTCACTACACAATCCCAAAAATGGCATTAAAAATCTACAAGAATCGTATTACGAAAATTGATACGTTCTGACAGTAAAAGGTAAACCTCGTTACCTCATTTGGTTTTTCATCGCCAGGAGATTTAATTGCAGCTGGCACGTCACCAATTTGTCCCATGACTCGCTCAACATTTACAGTTCTGTGGTCTCGCATTTGATTGTTTGCAATAGTATCTCCTCCGATCCTCTCAACTGGGGTTTGTCGCTGCTGATGATTTACTTGAGGGGCAGTTAGTCTTCCTTCTGAATGAGTGACAGCATTTACTCCTTGTGCTGGTATGTTTTGCTGTGTGAATGATTGCGATCCCTTATACTGGTTATAAATATGTTGTAGTTGACTCGATGTCCTCCCAAGGGTTTTTGCATCCATCAACGAAGTCTTACTCACTGTGGATTTCACTTTAGCATATTTAGCAGTATCAGCTCtagatatgggtgtgggttgaGGTGATAAAGTTTGTGGTAGACTTGGTTCTGGTGTCCGATACATTTCTGCTGAAGTCTTTTCAACTGGTTGACCAAGAGTGTTGAATTCAAAATACTTTAGATGCTTGGGTGCTATGTATCTTGAAGTATCTACTGGGATTATTGGTTCTTTTATTACTCGCTGATTATTCGGAGATTCAGGATGCACGGCCTGTTGGTTCGGCGCTACTTCATAAGCTGATGAAAGAGTCGGTGGTGCCATTTCACTGCCTGTGTTTGGATCAATGATATTTTGTTGTTCAACGTGGTACTGTTGCTGATCCGGTTGTGTATATTGATTAGGCACAGGCACGCCTGCCATGTAAGCCTGCTGATTGTTCAATTGTGCGTTAGGATATCCACGAACATTGGCATTGTCATTTACAGCTTTGTTATAATTGGCAACGTTTTGATACGCCATTAGATCAGTTGAGTTTGTATTTGGCTGCATTATATTATTTCTTGCTTGTTTTAATGGAATCGATTGCTGAACTTGATTTGGTGGTACGTTATATTGAATTTGGTTTTGCTGGGTGCCTTCAGGTAATGCAGGATTTTTGGACTGATCGAAAACTTTATTGATGTTATTATTCTGCATCATATTGTGCATCGAGCTCATAACTGCTTGATGTCGGTTAGCTGGATTCATCTGTATAGCTATGGCCATTGGATCGAAGCCTAAATCCCCACCTAAATTTTTCGTTACGCCTGGAAACATTTCGTTAAACTTTGCGATCCCTTTGCTATGGTCGCCGAGGTGAGCTGTTCCCATTTGCTGTGCGTCAGAATTTTTGTTCACTGTATTCTTAATATTTCCACCAGATTGTATGTTTGACTGCATCATAACTTGATTTACGTTATTGCCACTAGGGAAACCCTGGGCGTTGTAAACATCCTGATTGGTTGTCCTTGGTGCACATAGGGGTGTAATACCAATTTGACCTTGTGGAGACTGAGGTGTGTCTGTCAGCATCGGTTGTGTCAGCGGAACATTTTGTCCTATGCCAGGATTTGTTTTAATTTGGCTTGTAGCGTTACCTCCAAGCATGCTCATGATTTGTGGTCCCATTCCTCCCATCTGACCCATTTGATTTGGATTCGCTTCATTCGTTGGCACATAACTTACATTGGCTGGTTGGCtattaaaatagttatattCGTTACCAGCAATCATGTTCCCTGTGTTACCACTTATGTTACCCATGTTACTTGTATTCATATTACCCATGTTACCAACTTGCATGTTACCCATTTTAGACATGTCGCTCATGTTACCTTCAGCTCCTAAACCGTTTGAGAGCACTATTTGATTTGCCATTGGATTGTTCGCGATAGTATTATCTGGTGTTAAGCTTTTTAGATCATCGTAGACTTCTTTTATCGTTGGCTGGATGAggttattgtttaaataattatatgtatctGCATAGAGTTTAGGAGGGTTACAACGGCCCATACAAGGAGTGTACGTGTTTTGTGCATTGCCTTGATATGGTTCACCACACGATCCGTTGGAATTCCATCCATGACCGTTGCCATGGCAACAATTCCGACGACATCCCCCGCAAGTTGGTCCTGGGCTTGGTGAAGTTTGCCCAGATTGTCCAAATAATTTAC comes from Maniola jurtina chromosome 17, ilManJurt1.1, whole genome shotgun sequence and encodes:
- the LOC123873999 gene encoding myeloid leukemia factor isoform X3 is translated as MSLFGSLMGMADVDDDPFFGSHMRHMRQMNNMMNSLFSDPFGMMGESPLSIMGARRGNALMPYMPQMPSLNRLFADVADGHGMGASSFSSSTVVMSSGPNGNPQIYSSSSSTKIGPNGVKETRKTLQDSRSGLKKMSIGHHIGERAHVIEREQNVYSGDAEERQEFINLEEEEAEEFDREFQERAGAHRNRSHRAAITAPRDSSLLALPPARLALPPATSHSPPSPHSHSTGSGVREVYSGPHPQRRHKHKHRHMPSDN
- the LOC123873999 gene encoding myeloid leukemia factor isoform X1 → MSLFGSLMGMADVDDDPFFGSHMRHMRQMNNMMNSLFSDPFGMMGESPLSIMGARRGNALMPYMPQMPSLNRLFADVADGHGMGASSFSSSTVVMSSGPNGNPQIYSSSSSTKIGPNGVKETRKTLQDSRSGLKKMSIGHHIGERAHVIEREQNVYSGDAEERQEFINLEEEEAEEFDREFQERAGAHRNRSHRAAITAPRDSSLLALPPARLALPPATSHSPPSPHSHSTGERRHRPAPRRALRAAASPLATSSGVREVYSGPHPQRRHKHKHRHMPSDN
- the LOC123873999 gene encoding myeloid leukemia factor isoform X2, with the translated sequence MSLFGSLMGMADVDDDPFFGSHMRHMRQMNNMMNSLFSDPFGMMGESPLSIMGARRGNALMPYMPQMPSLNRLFADVADGHGMGASSFSSSTVVMSSGPNGNPQIYSSSSSTKIGPNGVKETRKTLQDSRSGLKKMSIGHHIGERAHVIEREQNVYSGDAEERQEFINLEEEEAEEFDREFQERAGAHRNRSHRAAITAPRDSSLLALPPARLALPPATSHSPPSPHSHSTGERRHRPAPRRALRAAASPLATSSRFLRRRYYY
- the LOC123873994 gene encoding uncharacterized protein LOC123873994 gives rise to the protein MALDRQRILSELGSVMNQLQSADCGCMSKLFGQSGQTSPSPGPTCGGCRRNCCHGNGHGWNSNGSCGEPYQGNAQNTYTPCMGRCNPPKLYADTYNYLNNNLIQPTIKEVYDDLKSLTPDNTIANNPMANQIVLSNGLGAEGNMSDMSKMGNMQVGNMGNMNTSNMGNISGNTGNMIAGNEYNYFNSQPANVSYVPTNEANPNQMGQMGGMGPQIMSMLGGNATSQIKTNPGIGQNVPLTQPMLTDTPQSPQGQIGITPLCAPRTTNQDVYNAQGFPSGNNVNQVMMQSNIQSGGNIKNTVNKNSDAQQMGTAHLGDHSKGIAKFNEMFPGVTKNLGGDLGFDPMAIAIQMNPANRHQAVMSSMHNMMQNNNINKVFDQSKNPALPEGTQQNQIQYNVPPNQVQQSIPLKQARNNIMQPNTNSTDLMAYQNVANYNKAVNDNANVRGYPNAQLNNQQAYMAGVPVPNQYTQPDQQQYHVEQQNIIDPNTGSEMAPPTLSSAYEVAPNQQAVHPESPNNQRVIKEPIIPVDTSRYIAPKHLKYFEFNTLGQPVEKTSAEMYRTPEPSLPQTLSPQPTPISRADTAKYAKVKSTVSKTSLMDAKTLGRTSSQLQHIYNQYKGSQSFTQQNIPAQGVNAVTHSEGRLTAPQVNHQQRQTPVERIGGDTIANNQMRDHRTVNVERVMGQIGDVPAAIKSPGDEKPNEVSPVIDRKTRNGLQDMVYTSYPSSTAWTFHGANTRPCSFARGRYRGRYR